The nucleotide window TCTTACCACATGGGGTTGCTTTCAGGTCCGAAGTCAAACATATTCAAATACCCAATTTAATGAATTAGCAAACTTTTGTGTTTAGTTCAGAAAACTTGGTACAAGTGATCTAGATTTCTAAGCATATCCCAGGATCAGGATgctgtattattattatattaaatttgggttttccctgtgttttgtttgatttgatccATCCACCTATATGTAAAACATGTTTGAAACTCCGTGCTCCAGGTAATAAATCATGGCATGACACCTGAATTCCTAGACAAGGTCCGCGAAATGACCAAACAATTTTTTGCACTTCCACTGGAAGAGAAGCAGAAATACTTGAGACAAATCAACGATATTCAAGGATATGGGAACGACATGGTTTTTTCAGAACAACAAACACTTGATTGGTCTGACCGGCTATACCTTTCTGTATATCCAGAAGAGCACCGAAAGCTCAAATTTTGGCCTCAAAATCCCAAATCTTTTAGGTAACTTGTGTTTGCTATACATGTATCTTCTTCCTTCACATTGAAGCAATAAGCATATCATGATCCCTCAGAGTTCAACATATATTATTCTGCAGTGAAACTTTAGACCAATATACGATGAAGTTACAAGTGGTAACAAAAACTGTCCTGGAGGCCATGGCAAGGTCATTGAATTTGGATGTTAATTGCTTTCGGGACCTGTGTGGAGAACAAGGGAAAATGGATGTGAGGTTTAACTTTTATCCTCCTTGTTCAAGGCCTGATGTTGTCCTGGGTGTGAAACCGCATGCAGATGGAACAATAATCACCCTTCTCTTGCAAGACAAACAAGTGGAAGGTCTTCAGTTTCTGAAAGATGATCAGTGGTTTAGAGCTCCCATTGTTCCCGAGGCGCTTCTCATTAATGTCGGTGATCAGGCAGAGGTAAATCAAATGTTCTTTCTCAACCTGTTCAATTATTGGTTTTAACCTTTAAAGCAATGCCTAAAAAGTAAAGcttaaattgaaatttggtGTGTGATTGAAAGCTTAAAAATGTACCCTTTTGGTCAACGGGGTCTAGCATAGTGGAAAAGGGCCTTGACTTTGACACCAATGGTCTCAAGTTTGAACCCTGTGACACCTTTGATTGTTGGTTTCCTTGTGATACGCAGATATTGAGCAATGGAATTTTCAAGAGCCCTGTACACAGGGTAGTGACAAATCCAGACAAGGAGAGGATCTCTTTGGCTGCCTTCTGCATCCCGGAATCAGATAAAGATATTGAACCCTTTGAAAGCCTGGTCAATGAGTCAACGCCAAGATTGTacaaaaaggtaaaaaattatgttggcATCTATTTCGAATACTACCAGCAGGGGAGGAGACCAATTGAAGCagcaaaaatttaaacttaCCCTTATATTTCTCTCTGACCATCTATTACACAGGGGTGGATGCATGGCACTCTGTTTGTTACATAAgttttgacacaagttttgCAGTATTAGATTAATGCACTATAAATGGCTGAGATTAAATCTCACAACTAATTTATTcgttttaataaattatgaagAGACATAAGCTGCCTGCAAACGTTTTCCTCCTTTCTGTTTGAGGTAATTAACTTTTGATTGTCAAAtctacttttttattttatttttttataaatggtTATTTAGCATTACTCTAATCAATGAAACTACTGCAATGATACTTCTCAAATTTCTTAGTGAAACTGAGTTGAACTTTCCTCTCTGAATCATGAAAGAATTTCCAGAAAACTACTCGATAGTTAGTAGAGTTTTGATCAACTTGAAGGCTGTTAATTTGACTATTAAGTTTGTGTAGAGACTGTAATCTGCTTCCAAGTGATTGGCACATCTgtggttttgtttcttcttctgagCAAGTAGAGATAGATAGTGATCAAATCTGGCTGCAGACAGTGAATGGAtttgaaatcaagaaaataacttattttaacAGCCCCTGTAACATTATGTCTTTTAAGTCAATTTTTAACCAATTAGTGTTAGGAGAGGATATTGGAAATCTCTTTCAACATTAGGAAAAACAAATACTAATTGTGTCGATAAAATCTACTGTTTTATTAAGGAATTTTTATCCTATTGTCTCTAGATTTTAGTTTACTATAAATACCCCCCATGTAGTTCTTTAAAATTTAGTTGTTGAGATATaaagaaaagtttattttccagagattggagACTACTTGGTGTGAAGCCAAATCCCTGGAGTGATTCCAAACCTACCCCTTTTGTTATGCTAAACTACCTAAATACTCAATTCACCCatatcctacatcaaatttggtatcagagccaggttttCATTCTCCTCGAGCTCAAATTTTTCGAGCATTTCTTGTTCTTCACGCCGTGTGTCAGGCGATGGCTTCGACTAAGTCTGGAAAGACAGACTAGCCAGAGACGGACTTTGAACGTCTTGTTCATATGATCGAAAAGCTATCAAAGCAAGTGGCAGATTCGGACACTAGATCCAGACTCATGGAACGTCGCCTTGCAGACTTAGAAGCAGCTAACCAACATGGTGAAACAAGTGTGAATGGAGAAGAGAGGAATCATGATCGACAACACCATGATAGAAGGAATGATCGAGACGTAGAGAGAAACAATTTTCATTGTGGCTATGAGCAAGACCCTGATGAAAGGGTGATGAAACCAGTGAAAGCTGACGCTTCTAATTTTTATGGTGAGCTAAATCCTAAAGCACTCCTCGACTGGTTAGCTACCATGGATCGCTATTTTGAGTGGCATGACATGTCTGAAGATCGAAGGGTGAGATTTGCTAAGATAAAATTGGTGAGTCAAGCTGGATTGTTTTGGACCAATGTTGAAACACAGCTGGAGAGAGCTAGTGAAGAACCAATCATCCATTGGGGTGAGATGAAAGAAAGGTTGAAGCAGAAATATCTACCATTATCCTATcaacagagtttgttggactAGTGGTAAACTCGTCGTCAAGACAACATGCCAGTTGCTGAATATATTGCAAAATTTGAGGAATTCATGTTGCGATGTGACATAAGGGAAGATCGAAGGATGACTATTTCTCGGTTTAGATCAGGACTTTGTCCAGAGTTTCAAAGGGAATTAGAGAAGTATTTAAAGTTGTCCAATGTAGTCAAGCAAACTGATTCTCAAATATCTGATTTTCATGTTGGCACATCTGTGACTCCAAGTTCTATGACTCCAACATCTACAACTAATTTAGTAAAAACTACCAAGGGAAAATGAGTGCTAGCTGATACACGTGGTGATGGAATGCAAACATGTTACAGATGCCAAGGTTTTGGACACCTTGCTGTCCAATGCCCAAAGAAGGAGGCAACAAGAAATCTATGTGCACACATCAACGAAAAAGCTGACAATCAAGGTGAATTCGAGGAATATATTTATGAACCCCAACAACTTGATGCAGATTGTGGAATCAACTTTGAAGTCCCTCATCCAGCACTAGCGGTAGTAAGGTGTACTTTGGCTCAACCTAGGAAGGAAACTGAGGATTGGTGTAGGACTTCCATTTTCCACACTTACATCAGGTCTGGAGATAAAGATTGTAAGGTGGTCATAGATAATGGGAGTTGTATCAATGTGGTGTCAACGCTAACTGTTTCGCGTCTTGGTTTGTCGCCCGAGACGCATTGTGCCATACAGAGTAGCATGGATTGACAATACATCTTCTATCCCTGTTACCCAATGGTGTCACGTTCCTATACAGTTTTCATCTTACAAAGGTCATGTTTGGTGTGATGTGGTGGATATGGATGAGTCATATTCTCTTGGGAAGACCATGGATCTACGATTACAATGTTACCATCTTGGgtcaagaaaatatatgttCGTTCATCCATAAAGGAAAGAAGATCACGATGAAGCCACTTCAACCCGAGCTCGTGAATCAATCCATACCAAACAAAGAGGAGCAAGACAAAGTAGGTAAAACCAGAACTCTACATATCATTACGTTTAAAGAATGTAAGGAAGATGCAGAAAGTTCCTAGTCAAGTGGAAGTTAAACCAGATTCTCGTAGTAATGTTCCTAGTCAAGTGGAAGTTAAACCAGATTCTCGTAGTACTCGGATTACAAAGGAGGACCTGCTGCACATTGATCCCGACGTTTTGGAATGTTATTACAGAATGTTATTACAGCTTTATCTCGCCCGAGTAGAGATCTTTTCAGCCAAGAGGAATTGATGCGGACATCATTAGTTAGTTTCCTGATTTATTAGTTTCCTAGATTCTCTGGTTTTCCAGATTTCACTAGGATTTTAGTTTCCATATTTTTAGTAGGATTTTATTTAAGTTTCCTAGTTTATTATACTTAGTTCCTTGGTGGATTAGGATTTCTGTTTTAGTaagggatttttatcctattgtctctaggttttagtttgctataatACCCTCCATGTGGTTCTTTAAAATTCAGTTGTTGAGATATaaagaaaagtttattttccagagattggagACTACTTGGTGTGAAGCCGCCCTGGACTGATTCCAGACCTATCCCTCTTGTTCTATTTTCagttttccattgttttcgCTTCCGCTAAACTACCTAAATACTCTTCACCCATATCCTACATCAATCTCtaattcttttccttttcattctcCGATGACGTAATTCATCTTCCTGTTTCTTGCAAGAGCAAGAGCATTTTAGGGTCACTTGCTTCAGAACATGACATCtttttttactgttttcttcaacttttccTTCCCCTGAGATTGACAAGACATTAAATTTCTCAGCATCTTGAGCATACACCAGACAGATCCCGCActgtttcaatttcaatttggaagCGTAAACTGCACTGCCATGATAATTCCTCGGGCAGAGGCCTCAGTGGAGACATTGTAAAAAGAACTGGTGCTGCATTTTGCACGTTGCATACAATCAAAGGCATTATACCACACAAACATGTGATCTGAGTTGAAACTGTTCATGTTGCCTCTTCGATCATCCCAATCCGGACCACACAAATGACAATCTGAGTCAAGCTGTGTACCATTATTGGTTTTGAAAGTGGAACTACATCCGAACTTGTAATCCCAATTAAAATGAAAGTTACTgtcaaatgcaaaaacaaCAGACACAGCGAAACCAAATAAATCTGGATTATACCAACCTGGAGGAAGCTTGATATTTATTGAAGATCCCTCATTTTGATAGCTAAACCAATTTGGAATTTCATTTCCCGGACAAACAAGCATAACTAAAGATGGTTCAAATATAAACTCCCTTGACCATTCAAAACGTTGTCTGTACCACTTTGATGTCAACTTTGGCATTCGCATGATTAAAATCTGTGCATCAGCCATTATGTTGCTCCTTGCACTCTGATCCAATTTTAGGCAATTAGAAAATATAAGTTGCTTGTCCAAAAGAAACCGGCAATAATCTTCACCCCAACCTTGTGTGAGTGTCGTCCTTGAACTTGATACTGTCTTCAGTTATGTGCAGCCATAGTGGGAGCTCTGGTAAAGAATGAAGGCTTTTGCAGTTGGTTAAGTATAGGCAATGCAGCCAAGAAGCTTGCTTGATGCTTTCAGGTATGCTCTCAATCATGGTTCCACTAAGATCTAAAGACCATAATGAGGTTAGGCAAATCAAGTGATCAGGGAATTCTGATATACCGCTGTAACTGAGGTCTAGCTTTTCCAAACCGACTAAGCAGGGTCGCAAACTTGTAAGTTTCAAACAGATATCACAGCTACTAGGGACAACCTCAAGGTGCTCGAACCGACTGCTATTTAATCTTTTATGTCAGAAAGATTTTGAGTTGAGGACGGTAGTTCTATAACTGATGTGCCTTTTAAACTGAGTAATAGCAGATCTTCCATAGGCCCCAAGATTTCTGGGAAGCATTCAAATTCAGAGCAACTATTGAGATCAAGCATCTTAAGAGATTTCAACTTACAAATACTCATCGGGAGACTCACAAGCCTTCTGCAACCTTTTAGTTGAATTTTATTGAGACCAGAGAGATACTCGATTGATGAGGGTAGCTCTTTAACTGCTGTTCCTTATAAACCAAGAAATTCCAGACGTCCCATAGGCTCCAAGATTTCTGGGAAGTGTTTGAATTCACAGCAACCAGAGAGAAGTTTCTCAAGAGATTTCAACTTACAAATGCTAGTTGGTAGACTCACAAACCTCTTACACTCTCTAAGCTCAATTGATTGTAGACCATAGAGACATTCGATTGATGAGGGCAATACTTCTGTTGCTGCCTCAGTCAACTTTAAAAGTTTAATCTCCCTAGGAAGCTCAAAAAACTTGCCGAGAGATGAGCAGCACATAACAGAAAATTCTGAACAGAATTTCAGATTACAGCTGCTGCTTGGGAGATGCTCAAGGTATTCACAATATTCAGTAtccaagaaagaaattttttcGTTAGACCAAACTGACGAAGGCAATTCCTTTATTGCAGCCCTCTTTAAATTTAAGAATTCAACATTGCCTGGCTTCTCCGGAAGATATTTGAGATTCCAGCAGCTTCCCATATGAATATAAGTAAGCTTGTCAAGATATTGAAAATATGACTGAAtttgaaccaaacttgcacaACATTCATGATTTATATGCTGAATCTTTCGACTATGAGAGAGATCTGGAACTTCAGCCAGATGATAGGAATAACTAAGATCGATCAGTTTTAAGTTCCCAAGGTTCTGTaacaaacaaagagaaaaggaaagaattgTAACTTAGCATGAATAACTTACCACACTACATTATACACAACAGTAAAGTAAGCATATATACTGGCTTTTATTCCAAAGTTTCTCAAGTTCACTGTGGGGCATTAGAAGCTCAACAAGGTTTTCTGCAGAAAATGTTGATGGCAAAGATTGCAAAGGGTATCTCTCCCAGTAAAGATAACGAATAGTATTGGGAAGAGACTCGGGACATTTAGAAAAGCAAAATTTGCTGCAGTCGCCAATGCAAGAATTATAAACTTTAGTAAGCTTAAATTAGACATCTTTTTGAATGCTGCACAACTCAGGGGTAGCTGATCTTCATATTCGGCCATGTTAAAGAGCATGCATTGAACCTTCTTAGTTCCCTGAAAATCAAAAAGCAAGGTATAAATGGGTATGCAATATGCAACAAATTTACCCAGAACAATATTTGTATAGGCAGAACTTGTTTATCAGAAATGATTGTTTCCTTGATTTCCGAAGAAAGTTACTGCATTGACCCTTAccgttttatttttcaatacaTGACAGATATCCTCGGCAACCCACAACCTATTGCGTCTTCACGAACAATTTCTCTACCCATTTCTTGTAGCAAATCATGCATATCTAGGGAGTTGCTTCCTGAAATTGAAATGAGAGACATATCAATCAGTACTCCAATCCCCGCTGGAAAGAAACCACAGCTAACAATCTTTTTGCATAGTTTGTATCCATCCCTTTATAAAATCATGCTATATCAAGAAATATCTCCTCATTTTCTTCCAATCTATCATAACTTAGCCAGAACacattctgaatttttttgctgggaaatgttttcaatttgttcaATTCATCTTCCCAGTCTTCTTTACTCTCGCAGTGAAGAAACAAGGAACCCAAAATTATAACAGCTAATCGTATGCCTCTAGCATAACATACCACCATTAATGAAAACTCTGTATAATCTGTTCTGGTAGGGATACTTTTGAAGGCATGTGAATGAAAGAGCTGTAGAGCTTCATCAAAATGTAATCCCTCAACCTCATAAATCTTATCAGCTTCAACCTTTTTCTTTACTAGGCGCCTATCTCTGGTTGTTATAATGATTCTACTTCCGCGCCGACACCCATACCATCTCCAAGTAAGTGATCTAACTGCCTTGAATCATTCACATCATCAAGAACAATGAGCACCTTCGTACTAAGGAGCCTCTTTCTAATAAGATCTGACCCTATAGTTAGGAGTGCCGATATCTAGATATTTTTCCCTTAATATCTCACTAAGAAGTGTATTTCACAAGTCAACCTTTTGTTCTGATTTCTCCCTGACATTTCCGAGAAAACAAGCAGCTTCGAATTTAGAAGAGAGTCAGTGAAATACAGCATCTGCAAGGGTGGTCTTGCCAATACCACCCATACCCCAAATGTCTACAGTGCAAACATCTAGGGAATCATTAATGCATAATAATGATTCAAAGTGCTGGATGTGGCTTTCAATTCCAACCAAACCCTCTAAGTTACTTGACAATTTGCGAATCAATTTGGTCCAAATGCCTTCCACAACTTTCTCAACAAAATCCACATCCGTCCTGGCATATATATGATTATGAAGGGAAAACAAACAATAGTTAGTAAGTATATGCCTTAACTAATCTTCTATGAATCACATGGTCAGAGTTGAAATCAATACGAGTTACAGAATTAGTTACCCAGTTTTCTTTGAATTATCAAACCCAGATAGGTTGGCTGCTTTCGAAAGAGCAGACCTCCACATGTCTACCTTTTCAATACTGTCCTTGAAACGTTCTTCAAGTTAAGAAAATGCATCAGCATAACTTCCTTGCTGCTTTCGTACATGTGATGGATCGATGTCGTAAAAAATAGGTATACAACAAACTGTCCAAATCTTTCCTTGCATCCTAATATATGTGCAAGTTCATCCAGACACCATGTGGAAGAAGCATagttttttgagaaaatgataaCCGAAAGCTTTAATTTCTCAATGGCTTCAAGAAGGGCAGGTGCAATTTCATCACCTCTCTCAAGTATGTCGTCTATGTaggttttgattttcttcacTTGTAAGGCAGCAAGTGGATGGCTGGTAATAGTATTGAACTGTCCTCACCTCTGAAACTAAGaaaaacatcataattttgtgTAGGGTggacagcagcagcagaagaaGCAGCCATACTCGTAACCTGCAAGCCACACACACGCGAACacacatatttatataataaaaaaatgctaGCTTATAATGCTTGTGTATATTCAAAATGAGAAATGTGGGACCAAAACATTTCAACCACCTTTGTACAACAGAGATATATAGTaagagaggtttttttttaggtcaaGTATATATAAGATATTAGGACTACATACATAAGAAGTTAGTGAAAGTGCCGCTATGGTGTTTTGATATAGAATTAATTCTCCAAGTGTAAGTCATGGGATTTTGAGATGACTGACAATGGACTGTTGTTCTATTTTCTTGAGGATAGAAGAGAAGCAAGAAAATAACGTATTCTATATCTCTCAAAAGAAATACATGAGATAAATTTTTGAAGAATTCAAGATGGATAGTTGTAATGTTGTCAACACTCCTGCCACAACATGACTCAAGCTatcaaaggaagagaaagaaagtttgTGGACTCGACTTTGTGCGAGAGTCTCTTTGGAGGCTTAAAGAATTTGACAATCACAAGAACTGATATTGTTTATGGCTAAGAGATTTCTTTTGCAGTCACTGAATCACCTTATGAAGAATCTACAATCATTCACGTGGACAACAAATAAACAGTTACGCTTGCAAAGAATCCACTACGACATGGAAGGAGGAAGCATATCGATACCATGTTCCATTTTCTCAGGGACCATATTGTGGGGAAAAGTTAGTCCCCCTCGTCACGGGAATTACTGAtggaaagataaaataaataccGCACCAAGATGACAATGAGTGAAACAAGAGAGCACACAAAGAAGAGTTGTCAACATATCAGAATTTGTttctcaaatatttcttgtttttttctatGTCTTGTTGATTCAAATTCTTTGAGAGTGTTAGTGAGAGGTGTGATCAAGTTTGTAAACCTATCACCCACTTCATTTGGTATTAGTTTGTAAAACCAAATAACAAcatttttctatttgaatTCAGCGCAGAGCTTGGGAATTTTGAAATCTTTCTTATTCAGTGTATTAAAGGTGTgaattaaagaataaaacctaagcaaattaataaaattaaattaacgTACCTTAGTTGTTTTGGTCATGAATGAAGCTCGTTGCTCTTGAGATAGAATCCTTCGCTTAGAACGCCGGAGTCTGATACAATTATTGGTCTGGAAATGAGAGGGCTTGGAAAGCAGGAAATTGAGGGGCAAATGAAAAGCAGGAAATTGAGAGGCCATAcctgtttttttgttgggtttctttttattattgttattattatttaatttgagAAGTGGAGCAATCAAATTGCGCAAGAAGTTGAGAGAGTACCGCTATATATGGTGTAACTTTTGATAGAGAAGTGTTCGTAACCTCCAGATCAGAAAAGAAATTGCAACGGGATTAATTGCCTTAATTAGGAAATGTTTATATTGAGAGAGAAGTACTACAACCGAGCAGGATATCAAGTTGCAGCTCAGCATGGAATTAAGCAGGGGAGAGCctaggaggagagagagagagagagagagagagagagagagagagagagagagagagagcagttgCATGCAGACTAGACCACTAAGATCAGATTTTAGCAAACTGTTGTGTTGTGGGTG belongs to Prunus persica cultivar Lovell chromosome G4, Prunus_persica_NCBIv2, whole genome shotgun sequence and includes:
- the LOC18780935 gene encoding codeine O-demethylase, with protein sequence MDMAAKIELGSQTVQELLGKGKGEQVPEKYIQKVGAPNASSAQLMDIPVIDLGLLLTPSSITAQQLEKLRSALTTWGCFQVINHGMTPEFLDKVREMTKQFFALPLEEKQKYLRQINDIQGYGNDMVFSEQQTLDWSDRLYLSVYPEEHRKLKFWPQNPKSFSETLDQYTMKLQVVTKTVLEAMARSLNLDVNCFRDLCGEQGKMDVRFNFYPPCSRPDVVLGVKPHADGTIITLLLQDKQVEGLQFLKDDQWFRAPIVPEALLINVGDQAEILSNGIFKSPVHRVVTNPDKERISLAAFCIPESDKDIEPFESLVNESTPRLYKKVKNYVGIYFEYYQQGRRPIEAAKI